From the genome of Adhaeribacter pallidiroseus:
GTGCAAACGGGTTTATTAACCATTGAGAAACGCAGCGAAGGATTGTTGCATTTTGTGCACGATTACCGCAAACTAGCCCGGGTACCTAAACCTAACCTGAAACCAGTAAAAGTAAAATCTTTATTTGAGCAACTCGATTCGTTGATGCGCACCGAAATGGGCTACCACCAGGTAAAATTTGCTTTGCATGTACCTAAAGAAGACATGGAAATAGCTGCTGATGCCGAATTAATAAGCCAAGTACTCATTAATTTGGTAAAAAACGCGATGGAAGCCTGCTCCGGATGCGAAAACCCGCAAGTAGAAATTTTTGCTTATTACGATGCCATGGAAAATAACCGCGTGCGGATTGATGTAAAAGACAATGGCCCAGGCATTCCGGAAGAAATTATAGATAAAATCTTTATTCCTTTTTACACTACCAAAAAAGAAGGTTCGGGGATTGGTTTAAGTTTATCGCGCCAGATAATGCGCTTGCACCGCGGTACTTTGCGGGTGAACAGCACGGCGGGTAAGCAAACCATTTTTTCTTTACTATTCTGAGCAGATTAATTAAAAGCCTTTAAGTTTAAAAATTTGAAGGAACAAAAGAGGTACGTGATTGATCTGCTTCCGGATAATTTAAAAATAACTGTTTATAATTTCAGAAAGCATTTCCACGGTTAAAGGTTTGCGCCGGAATTCGGCTACTTCAGCCATGGCCTTTGCTTTTTTTTCATCGTCGTAATTTACCGATGCGGAAAGGATGATAATAACGGGCGGATTATCATTGCCGGACTCTATTTTTTTATACTCCTCAATAAAATCCCAACCGGTGAGTCCTGGTAGGTTCAAATCCAGAAAAATAAGTTCTGTTTTTTCCTGTTCGGCCCAACCCGGATTTTTTAAAAGAGTTATGGCTTCCTGTACCGTTTCGGCCACCTGAATAGTCCGGGTTAGTTGGGTACTGTCGAGCGTACGTTTATGTAAAAAATTTGTGATCGCATCATCGTCAATTAACAAAACATTTAGCTTTCTACTCATACATTTATGGTATCTAAATAACAGGTAACTTAAAACGAAAAATACTGCCCCCGCCCGGAT
Proteins encoded in this window:
- a CDS encoding response regulator yields the protein MSRKLNVLLIDDDAITNFLHKRTLDSTQLTRTIQVAETVQEAITLLKNPGWAEQEKTELIFLDLNLPGLTGWDFIEEYKKIESGNDNPPVIIILSASVNYDDEKKAKAMAEVAEFRRKPLTVEMLSEIINSYF